One Glycine max cultivar Williams 82 chromosome 4, Glycine_max_v4.0, whole genome shotgun sequence DNA segment encodes these proteins:
- the LOC100780753 gene encoding uncharacterized protein, producing MQFVWEPYPSTVISLLPPVCLVGSLAWYAVVPLICFQVIEWHQPDRVLRQFGMQQPIPESPSQPLNIHGITLKGKHDENWGQLFAPMIDQWNNRHAFRVDAYPRQEGLLSFNSDYMVWYRRKTKMFVDPANAKTATLGEVAEALQYMVSPQGRNTCTFDDLVPYVEKITILSEEQERVTEPVSHGPASERQFPAQQFHMLQSSIETHGIDRRRDIVEAEEYSQQMAERGHGMYYTPQTFAEYLTQMYQYPFQGHHTDTSASQQSFSGVAETQAHFSWPTMTPSQQYHGPIPTPNAPLGTQWNVPGQIPNTGDLFGVDLRHAFSAEADEEEAGRHRGRRNPDRQARRWDRPCGTSSRHHGHQNE from the exons atgcagtttgtgtgGGAGCCGTACCCATCAACCGTAATATCATTGTTGCCTCCCGTTTGTTTAGTCGGAAGTCTCGCGTGGTAcgcggtggtgccactaatttgtttccaagttattgagtggcaccaaccggaCAGAGTATTGAGACAATTTGGGATGCAACAACCAATTCCAGAGTCTCCTTCACAACCCTTAAACATTCATGGCATAACATTGAAAGGGAAACATGACGAAAATTGGGGGCAATTGTTCGCCCCAATGATTGATCAATGGAATAATCGCCATGCATTTAGGGTCGATGCTTATCCCCGACAAGAAggcctattgagttttaactcggactacatggtctggtataggcgaaagacaaagatgtttgttgacccAGCAAATGCAAAGACggctacattg GGTGAAGTTGCGGAGGCATTACAATACATGGTgtctcctcaagggaggaaTACATGCACatttgatgatctcgtgccttatgtggaaaaaattacaattttatccgaagagcaagagagagtcactgagccagtgtcacatggtcccgcatcagagcgtcaatttcctgcacaacagtttcacatgcttcagtCAAGTATTGAAACTCATGGGATAGACAGAAGAAGGGACATTGTTGAAGCGGaagaatattcccaacaaatggcggagcgtggccatggaatgtattacacgccacaaACATTTGCTGAGTATCTgacacagatgtatcagtatccttttcaGGGTCATCACACTGATACTTCTGCAAGCCAGCAATCGTTCagtggtgttgcggaaacacaagctcatttttcatggcccacaatgaccccttcacagcaatatcatggcccaattccaacacctaatgccccGTTGGGAACACAATGGAATGTACCGGGACAAATACCTAATACGGGTGACTTATTCGGTGTTGATTTGCGGCACGCATTTTCTGCGGAGGCTGACGAAGAAGAAGCGGGGAGGCATCGgggcagaagaaatcctgatcgccaagcacgaagatgggatcgaccatgtggcacatcctcacgaCATCACGGACACCAAAATGAATGA
- the LOC102663600 gene encoding late embryogenesis abundant protein 6 — MQAVKEKLQDFNAARKAKAEARAEEKAEKEIANARKNIAHEVRLAKEAEATMDIHVEKAGRIAEKEISKHASKNPNVGYENMNSTDPATVEITNGPASTIN, encoded by the exons ATGCAAGCTGTGAAGGAAAAGCTACAAGATTTTAATGCTGCACGTAAGGCCAAGGCTGAAGCAAGGGCCGAAGAAAAG GCCGAGAAAGAGATTGCTAATGCCAGAAAGAATATAGCTCATGAGGTTAGGTTGGCAAAAGAAGCTGAAGCAACAATGGATATACACGTGGAAAAAGCAGGAAGAATAGCTGAGAAAGAAATATCAAAGCATGCATCTAAGAATCCAAACGTTGGTTATGAAAACATGAATTCCACAGATCCTGCTACAGTGGAAATAACAAATGGACCCGCCTCTACTATTAACTGA